Proteins from a single region of Polynucleobacter sp. KF022:
- a CDS encoding peptidylprolyl isomerase, with amino-acid sequence MNRLRQIANVATFIAVAMFTTTLFAQDAAKTNTASESKVRNIDGVAAVVNTGYVTRKEIDDRIAALKKQGAKLPEDGSARKMILDRLIIEKIQIQNAEQEGVGISNKELDKYIGEIAAKNKLTLAELKARVNASGTTFDRYKQMLRDDISMTRYREREVEAKIKISDAEIDNFILERTRVMKSGTPSRSAPAVNGGPEEIDVAQIFIPVDAAAGAGAQAEAKKKADILLREARGDVDFMQLGAMAAKDNPKIKFQELGYRTPDRLPQLFYEAIRNTGSGQVANAVVKSPAGYHVLKVLDRRALMANTPSQQAVAPEAAPTTPQNIPITQTLSRHILLRSRAGLTDQDAERRLQGFRDQIRIKTADFSELAKKYSEDGSASNGGDLGWMSPGDLVPEFEQAMNRLQIGEVSSPVKTEFGWHLIQVLDRREGQLTVEKQRQFARAAIRERKLDQAYQEWIRELRDNATVKILNVEDAASSTPR; translated from the coding sequence ATGAACCGCTTGAGACAAATTGCTAACGTTGCTACTTTTATTGCTGTGGCCATGTTTACAACTACCTTGTTCGCACAAGACGCCGCTAAGACGAATACTGCTTCAGAAAGCAAGGTTCGAAATATTGATGGTGTCGCCGCAGTAGTAAACACTGGCTACGTAACACGAAAAGAAATCGATGATCGCATTGCGGCACTTAAAAAGCAGGGCGCTAAGTTGCCTGAGGATGGGTCAGCGCGAAAAATGATATTAGATCGACTTATTATTGAAAAAATTCAGATTCAAAATGCTGAGCAAGAGGGCGTGGGAATTAGTAATAAGGAATTAGATAAGTACATCGGTGAGATTGCAGCAAAAAATAAGCTGACGCTCGCCGAATTAAAGGCCAGAGTAAATGCCTCTGGGACCACTTTTGATCGATATAAGCAAATGCTGCGTGATGATATTTCAATGACGCGCTATCGCGAGCGAGAAGTTGAGGCCAAAATCAAAATTTCTGATGCTGAAATTGATAACTTTATTTTGGAGCGAACAAGGGTCATGAAGAGTGGTACGCCCTCCCGGTCTGCACCAGCAGTAAATGGAGGGCCTGAGGAAATCGATGTAGCTCAGATTTTTATTCCTGTAGATGCCGCTGCTGGTGCCGGTGCTCAGGCTGAAGCTAAAAAGAAAGCCGATATCTTGTTACGTGAAGCACGTGGGGATGTTGATTTTATGCAATTGGGTGCTATGGCCGCAAAAGATAATCCCAAGATTAAGTTTCAGGAATTAGGCTACCGCACCCCTGATCGTTTGCCGCAGTTGTTTTATGAAGCAATTCGAAATACTGGTAGTGGTCAGGTGGCTAACGCTGTAGTGAAAAGCCCTGCGGGCTATCATGTTCTTAAAGTATTAGATCGACGTGCACTAATGGCCAATACACCTTCTCAGCAAGCGGTTGCTCCGGAGGCCGCTCCAACCACACCTCAAAATATTCCTATCACTCAAACCTTATCTCGCCATATTTTGTTGCGCAGTCGAGCGGGTTTGACTGACCAAGATGCCGAGAGACGCTTGCAGGGATTTCGTGATCAGATCAGAATTAAGACGGCAGACTTTTCTGAGTTGGCAAAAAAATATTCAGAGGACGGCTCTGCATCTAATGGCGGCGATCTTGGTTGGATGAGTCCTGGAGACTTGGTTCCCGAGTTTGAGCAGGCTATGAATCGTTTGCAAATTGGTGAAGTAAGTAGCCCAGTTAAAACTGAATTCGGTTGGCATTTGATACAAGTATTAGATCGTCGTGAAGGTCAGCTCACTGTCGAGAAACAACGTCAATTTGCACGCGCAGCGATTCGCGAAAGAAAACTAGATCAAGCCTATCAGGAGTGGATACGCGAACTACGTGATAACGCTACTGTCAAAATTTTGAACGTGGAAGATGCGGCAAGTAGCACCCCTCGTTAA
- the glyS gene encoding glycine--tRNA ligase subunit beta, giving the protein MSTSNFKPQSATLLIEVFTEELPPKSLRRLGDAFSEGIFAALQSAGLATESSKITGFATPRRLAVQVTNVLNQAPDYPVREKLLPTSIAFDAEGKATAPLLKKLGALGYADIDLATLEKSGEGKNEALYLNVVAKGAALEQTAQTALEQTLSKLPIAKMMHYQVLQKDGQLADVQFARPAHRIIALHGNAVLNISALGIDASNETEGHRFLAPGNVTIASADQYEVDLQSKAKIIPSFNQRRAQIEAALLKAAGDDLVLMPDSLLDEVTALVEWPTIYECHFDQEFLEVPQECLILTMQTNQKYFALTDKYGKLRNRFLIVSNIETDKPHAIISGNERVVRPRLSDARFFFQQDQKRPLASRVADLGKVVYHNQLGNQLDRTKRVQGLAVGIAKKLDADEKLASRAAEIAKTDLLTDMVGEFPELQGVMGSYYATNDGENADVASACSEHYMPRFAGDTLPQTQTGTILAIADKLETLVGIWGVGLAPTGDKDPYALRRHALGICRLLLEKNLSLNLPELIELARAQFPQADVQEKAKAADIYAFIIDRLRAYLRDQSVAGKAFTSAEIDAVLSQDPAEINDLIQRLTALREFNVLAEATQLAAANKRISNILKKTTTAIPAACSAKLLQIPAEAALHAALEAATPKLNTAYEQRQFVEVLRSLVALSGPIDQFFADVMVMDPNPDLRDNRLALLQQLHQKMNLVADLGKLA; this is encoded by the coding sequence ATGAGCACATCAAATTTCAAACCTCAATCAGCCACTTTATTGATTGAGGTATTTACTGAAGAACTTCCACCCAAATCTTTGCGTCGCTTAGGCGATGCATTTAGCGAAGGTATCTTTGCGGCACTTCAGTCAGCTGGTTTAGCGACTGAATCCTCTAAGATCACTGGCTTTGCAACACCACGCCGCTTGGCGGTTCAGGTTACTAACGTTCTAAATCAAGCCCCAGACTATCCAGTACGTGAAAAACTATTGCCTACGAGCATTGCATTTGATGCTGAAGGTAAAGCAACAGCGCCCTTGCTGAAAAAATTAGGTGCACTTGGATACGCAGATATTGATCTTGCAACATTAGAAAAATCTGGCGAAGGCAAAAATGAAGCACTCTATCTCAATGTCGTCGCTAAAGGTGCTGCGCTTGAGCAAACCGCTCAAACTGCACTTGAGCAAACATTAAGCAAGTTGCCGATTGCTAAAATGATGCACTATCAAGTGCTGCAAAAAGATGGTCAGTTAGCAGATGTGCAATTTGCCCGCCCAGCACACCGCATCATTGCACTGCATGGAAATGCAGTTTTGAATATCAGTGCGTTAGGTATTGATGCGAGCAATGAAACTGAAGGACATCGCTTCTTGGCACCCGGCAATGTAACGATTGCTAGCGCAGATCAATATGAAGTAGATCTGCAATCCAAGGCAAAGATTATCCCGAGCTTTAATCAGCGTCGTGCGCAAATTGAGGCTGCACTATTAAAAGCTGCTGGTGATGATTTAGTTTTGATGCCAGACAGTCTTTTGGATGAAGTAACAGCCTTGGTTGAATGGCCAACGATTTACGAGTGTCATTTTGATCAAGAGTTCTTGGAAGTGCCACAAGAATGCTTGATTTTGACAATGCAAACCAATCAAAAGTACTTTGCATTAACCGACAAGTATGGGAAATTACGCAATCGCTTTTTGATTGTTTCTAATATTGAAACAGATAAGCCTCATGCGATTATTTCTGGCAACGAACGTGTTGTGCGTCCTCGCTTATCTGATGCTCGTTTCTTTTTCCAGCAAGATCAAAAACGTCCTTTAGCTTCCCGTGTAGCCGACCTAGGCAAGGTGGTTTATCACAATCAATTAGGCAACCAGTTAGACCGTACCAAGCGCGTTCAAGGTCTTGCTGTAGGCATTGCCAAAAAACTGGATGCTGATGAAAAGCTCGCCTCCCGTGCCGCTGAAATTGCTAAAACTGATCTGCTAACCGATATGGTTGGTGAGTTTCCAGAACTCCAGGGAGTTATGGGTAGCTACTACGCTACAAATGATGGTGAGAATGCTGATGTTGCTAGCGCTTGTAGCGAGCACTATATGCCACGCTTTGCTGGAGATACATTGCCTCAAACCCAAACCGGAACCATCTTGGCTATTGCTGACAAACTAGAAACTCTAGTGGGTATATGGGGTGTAGGACTAGCGCCAACGGGCGATAAAGACCCTTATGCATTGCGCCGCCATGCTCTGGGTATTTGCCGTTTGCTTTTAGAGAAAAATCTTTCACTCAATTTACCTGAACTCATTGAGTTGGCACGTGCGCAATTTCCACAAGCCGATGTACAAGAAAAAGCTAAAGCTGCCGATATCTATGCTTTCATCATTGATCGTCTTCGCGCATATTTGCGCGACCAGTCCGTTGCTGGCAAGGCATTTACTAGTGCAGAAATTGATGCCGTTTTGAGTCAGGACCCAGCGGAAATTAATGACCTGATTCAACGCTTAACTGCGTTGCGCGAATTTAATGTTCTTGCAGAAGCTACTCAACTCGCAGCCGCCAATAAACGTATCAGCAATATCCTAAAGAAAACTACCACCGCAATTCCGGCGGCCTGCTCAGCAAAATTGCTACAAATCCCAGCGGAGGCTGCATTACATGCAGCATTAGAAGCCGCTACTCCGAAGCTGAATACAGCTTATGAGCAACGTCAATTTGTAGAAGTCTTAAGGTCACTCGTGGCTTTAAGCGGTCCAATTGATCAGTTCTTTGCAGATGTAATGGTTATGGATCCAAATCCAGATCTACGCGACAACCGCTTAGCTCTCCTGCAACAACTTCACCAGAAAATGAATCTCGTTGCCGATCTCGGCAAATTAGCATGA
- a CDS encoding lysophospholipid acyltransferase family protein, producing the protein MKLIRSTLFALFLLVFTPIWSVLCILTFPFLSPENRYSFIGLWNKVVIALLKPLCGIHYEIRGMENMQAVLNERVIILSKHQSAYETIAYIALLPKQLCFVFKRELLWIPFFGWALALLKMIHIDRSNKQGAALSVATQGRKRLSEGKWIMLFPEGTRTATGSTKPYRKGGTRLASATDALVIPIAHNAGRCWPKNSFIKNPGTVIFSIGPAISSANKSADQLQQEVEGWIEAEMRVIDPSAYK; encoded by the coding sequence ATGAAATTGATTCGCTCTACCCTGTTTGCCCTATTTTTATTGGTTTTCACGCCAATTTGGTCGGTGCTTTGCATTCTGACTTTTCCATTTCTGAGCCCTGAAAATCGCTACTCTTTTATTGGACTTTGGAACAAAGTAGTTATTGCCTTATTAAAACCACTCTGTGGCATTCATTACGAAATCCGCGGTATGGAAAATATGCAGGCCGTACTAAACGAACGCGTCATCATTCTCAGCAAGCACCAGTCGGCTTACGAAACTATCGCTTACATCGCCTTGCTCCCAAAACAACTTTGCTTTGTCTTTAAACGGGAGTTGCTCTGGATTCCATTTTTTGGCTGGGCGTTAGCTTTGTTAAAAATGATTCACATTGATCGCTCCAATAAACAGGGTGCAGCTCTATCTGTAGCTACTCAAGGGCGAAAACGCCTAAGTGAAGGCAAGTGGATCATGCTTTTTCCAGAGGGTACCAGAACTGCCACTGGATCTACCAAGCCTTACCGCAAGGGCGGCACTCGTCTTGCGAGTGCAACTGATGCTTTAGTTATTCCCATTGCGCATAATGCTGGACGCTGCTGGCCAAAAAATAGCTTTATTAAAAATCCTGGGACAGTTATTTTTTCTATTGGCCCCGCAATTAGCTCAGCAAATAAATCCGCTGATCAACTTCAGCAAGAAGTTGAAGGATGGATTGAAGCTGAAATGCGCGTCATTGACCCAAGCGCATATAAATAA
- the pdxA gene encoding 4-hydroxythreonine-4-phosphate dehydrogenase PdxA, whose translation MRQVAPLVNLVVSTGEPAGIGPEVSLIAALGFLREQDNVAITLLGDSKLLPIPKNISPELVSRLRVQNIELKAPVLQGTLNPENAQYVIHLLDQAIDGCLQGQFDAMVTAPLQKSIINDAGTTFTGHTEYLAERCHASHVVMMLCASLPIGFLELQSSRSLRVALVTTHLPLKEVPLALSYEIVLDTIQIVNQDLQKKFGISKPIIRIAGLNPHAGESGYLGQEEIEIISPAIEAAKKMGVQISGPYPGDTMFDAASITQVDAFIAMYHDQGLAPFKFVTFGNGVNVTLGLPIIRTSVDHGTALDIAGKGIADAGSMLEAMRLAYQLAANQRKQS comes from the coding sequence ATGCGGCAAGTAGCACCCCTCGTTAATCTCGTTGTAAGTACTGGCGAACCAGCTGGTATTGGGCCTGAGGTCTCGCTTATTGCTGCACTAGGGTTCTTGCGTGAGCAAGATAACGTTGCAATTACCTTGCTGGGCGATAGCAAATTATTACCTATTCCTAAGAATATTAGTCCTGAGTTAGTGAGTCGGCTGCGGGTTCAAAATATTGAGCTGAAGGCTCCTGTTTTGCAGGGGACTCTAAATCCTGAGAATGCGCAGTATGTCATTCATCTTTTAGATCAAGCGATTGATGGCTGTCTTCAAGGTCAGTTTGATGCTATGGTAACTGCACCACTTCAAAAAAGTATCATCAATGACGCTGGTACGACATTTACAGGGCATACGGAGTATCTTGCAGAACGTTGTCATGCTTCTCACGTGGTAATGATGTTGTGTGCGTCATTACCTATAGGGTTTTTAGAGCTTCAGTCTTCAAGAAGTTTACGAGTTGCATTGGTGACCACCCATTTGCCTCTAAAAGAGGTGCCACTAGCTTTAAGTTATGAAATAGTTCTAGACACGATTCAAATTGTTAACCAAGATTTGCAGAAAAAATTTGGTATTTCAAAGCCGATTATTCGCATAGCTGGTCTAAATCCTCATGCGGGAGAGTCTGGATATTTAGGACAAGAAGAGATTGAGATAATCTCGCCGGCAATTGAGGCGGCAAAAAAAATGGGTGTTCAGATATCAGGCCCCTATCCAGGCGATACGATGTTTGATGCTGCTTCTATTACGCAGGTTGATGCTTTTATTGCGATGTATCACGATCAGGGCTTGGCCCCTTTTAAATTTGTTACCTTTGGTAATGGGGTGAATGTGACTTTAGGGCTGCCGATCATCCGCACCTCAGTAGATCACGGTACCGCTTTGGATATCGCTGGCAAGGGAATTGCTGATGCCGGTAGCATGCTTGAGGCTATGCGTTTGGCGTATCAATTGGCTGCAAACCAAAGAAAGCAATCCTAA
- a CDS encoding transporter associated domain-containing protein, with translation MPDPNKSFLDRLADFLTPQPTEPSERRQELIETLREAQVEGLIDADALSMIEGVFQVGQLCARDILVPRAQIDWIDINQALPEIIKNVIEAAHSRFPVFEGSRDNVIGILLAKDLLRHATEKDFQVRDWLRPAVFIPESKRLSVLLRDFKDNRNHLAIVVDEYSGVAGIITIEDVLEQIVGDIEDEHDVDEEADNLIPLDNGDIRVKGITELEQFNEALGTHFELEDIETVAGLVIQHLGRVPKIGELIEIDGIEFEVQRADPRQIHILLARQTNKKLD, from the coding sequence ATGCCTGACCCCAATAAATCCTTTTTAGACCGTTTAGCCGATTTTTTAACTCCTCAGCCAACGGAGCCTAGCGAACGTCGTCAAGAGTTGATCGAAACTCTGCGTGAAGCTCAAGTCGAAGGCCTAATCGATGCCGATGCACTCTCCATGATTGAGGGCGTCTTTCAGGTTGGTCAGTTATGCGCACGCGATATTCTTGTACCCCGCGCCCAAATTGATTGGATCGATATCAACCAAGCGCTACCTGAGATTATCAAGAACGTGATCGAAGCAGCTCACTCACGTTTTCCTGTATTTGAAGGTAGTCGAGACAACGTTATCGGCATATTGCTCGCTAAAGATTTATTGCGTCATGCAACAGAAAAAGACTTTCAAGTTCGAGACTGGTTGCGTCCAGCAGTCTTTATTCCGGAATCTAAGCGCCTCAGCGTGCTGTTACGAGACTTTAAAGACAATCGGAATCATTTAGCAATTGTGGTGGATGAATACAGTGGCGTAGCTGGGATTATTACGATCGAAGACGTCCTTGAACAAATCGTTGGCGATATTGAAGATGAACATGATGTTGATGAAGAGGCAGATAATCTCATTCCCCTAGATAACGGCGACATCCGCGTCAAAGGCATTACTGAGCTTGAGCAATTCAATGAAGCACTGGGCACCCACTTCGAGCTTGAAGATATTGAGACGGTAGCTGGATTGGTTATTCAACATCTTGGCCGGGTACCCAAGATAGGTGAGCTCATTGAAATCGATGGTATTGAATTTGAAGTACAGCGTGCCGACCCAAGACAAATTCATATTCTTCTTGCACGACAAACCAATAAAAAACTTGACTGA
- the lnt gene encoding apolipoprotein N-acyltransferase, with protein sequence MLDQYPYQQRMSVKIFSPITLLLLGAALALAAELPYGGWIQIPLLSILWWRLDPQSHNSFKKHFALGLIFGIGYFVVGLWWLYISLHDIGGMNALLACMGVFLLSAYVAIYFAMATLAITAFKKNRLTGLFLAASWVLAEFLRGYIFTGFPWMGLAETQFNGPFALIAPLFGGLACTFLMVWASWELYQIRKHSISSAILIMAAIGIAQVAGAFTFTKPIGEPISIRLIQGNFEQSLKFNPQAISRQIDFYAGEITKQAANLIIIPETAFPWPIPNLPIGLVNYLQDFSNNSNSNLLLGLIGEVPGSNGMQYSNRATGLSPNTSAYQYDKAHLVPFGEFIPPGFQWFVNAFHVPMSDFARGKLDQSPFAIVRKGQEDIYAAITICYEDVFGGELASRIQHSDKPVNLLINMTNLAWFGESQASTQQLRLSQLRSLETGLPALRATNTGITAVLGPDGKVLKALPEFTQNTLATQVQAYSGKTPYVIWGNLPILGISCLLLVWGLISHRRF encoded by the coding sequence TTGCTTGATCAGTATCCTTATCAACAGCGCATGAGTGTCAAAATATTTTCACCAATTACTTTGTTGTTATTAGGTGCGGCACTTGCACTAGCTGCCGAACTTCCTTACGGTGGCTGGATTCAGATTCCTCTTTTAAGCATTCTTTGGTGGCGACTAGATCCACAATCTCATAACTCATTTAAAAAACATTTCGCCTTGGGCCTCATTTTTGGAATTGGCTATTTTGTTGTGGGTCTATGGTGGCTTTACATTAGCCTGCATGATATTGGCGGCATGAATGCATTGCTCGCTTGTATGGGGGTATTTCTACTATCAGCCTATGTAGCTATTTACTTTGCTATGGCCACGCTGGCAATTACTGCATTTAAAAAGAATCGGCTCACCGGCTTATTTCTTGCGGCAAGCTGGGTGCTTGCGGAGTTTCTGCGCGGCTATATCTTCACTGGATTTCCTTGGATGGGTCTTGCTGAAACCCAATTCAATGGCCCCTTCGCTCTTATCGCGCCTCTCTTTGGCGGTCTAGCCTGCACCTTCTTGATGGTTTGGGCCTCCTGGGAGCTTTATCAAATTCGCAAACATTCGATCTCCAGTGCAATTCTCATCATGGCTGCAATTGGAATCGCTCAAGTCGCTGGTGCATTTACTTTCACTAAACCTATTGGAGAACCCATTAGCATTCGACTGATTCAGGGTAACTTTGAGCAAAGTCTGAAATTTAATCCTCAGGCCATCAGCCGACAAATTGATTTTTATGCTGGCGAAATAACCAAGCAAGCGGCTAATCTCATCATCATTCCTGAAACTGCATTCCCGTGGCCAATTCCTAATTTACCAATCGGTCTTGTGAATTATCTTCAGGATTTTTCTAATAATAGTAATAGCAATCTTCTGCTTGGATTGATTGGCGAGGTACCAGGTTCAAATGGCATGCAATATTCGAATCGTGCCACCGGCCTCTCCCCAAATACTTCAGCCTATCAATACGATAAAGCTCATCTTGTTCCCTTCGGAGAATTTATTCCTCCCGGATTTCAGTGGTTCGTCAATGCTTTTCATGTGCCGATGAGTGACTTTGCTAGAGGTAAATTAGATCAATCACCTTTTGCGATTGTGCGTAAAGGTCAAGAAGATATTTATGCGGCGATTACGATTTGCTATGAAGATGTTTTTGGTGGTGAGCTTGCCTCTCGTATTCAACATAGTGATAAGCCAGTCAATCTACTAATCAATATGACCAATCTTGCTTGGTTTGGAGAGTCGCAGGCGTCCACTCAGCAACTTAGACTCTCGCAGTTGCGCTCTTTAGAGACCGGTCTTCCCGCCTTACGCGCTACCAATACGGGCATTACCGCCGTCTTAGGCCCTGATGGCAAAGTATTAAAAGCGCTTCCGGAATTTACCCAAAACACTCTGGCTACTCAAGTCCAGGCTTATTCCGGAAAAACGCCATATGTTATTTGGGGCAATTTACCGATTTTGGGTATTTCTTGCCTACTGTTGGTCTGGGGCTTGATTAGTCATAGGCGTTTTTAG
- the glyQ gene encoding glycine--tRNA ligase subunit alpha translates to MLTFQQIILKLQDYWDQQGCALLQPIDLEVGAGTSHTATFLRAIGPEPWKAAYVQPSRRPKDGRYGENPNRLQHYYQYQVVLKPAPENILDLYLGSLAALGLDLKENDVRFVEDDWENPTLGAWGLGWEVWLNGMEVTQFTYFQQVGGLDCKPVLGEITYGIERLAMYIQNCSNVYDLVWADGISYGDVYHQNEVEQSCYNFEHSNTDLLFANFTNYESEAKRLMEVPLALPAYEMVLKAAHTFNLLDARGAISVTERAAYIGRIRNLSRAVAQAYFESREKLGFPMCQRQAKAKA, encoded by the coding sequence ATGCTTACTTTTCAGCAAATCATTCTCAAACTTCAAGATTATTGGGACCAACAAGGTTGTGCCCTATTGCAACCCATCGACCTCGAGGTTGGTGCCGGTACATCTCATACTGCAACCTTCTTACGGGCTATCGGTCCAGAGCCTTGGAAAGCTGCGTACGTTCAGCCGTCACGGAGACCGAAAGATGGTCGTTACGGTGAGAACCCGAATCGCCTGCAACACTACTATCAATACCAAGTGGTACTTAAGCCTGCGCCTGAAAATATTCTCGATCTGTATTTGGGCTCTCTTGCTGCGCTAGGTTTAGATCTTAAAGAGAATGATGTTCGCTTTGTAGAGGATGACTGGGAGAACCCAACGCTTGGCGCTTGGGGACTAGGCTGGGAAGTTTGGCTCAATGGTATGGAAGTGACGCAATTTACTTATTTCCAGCAAGTGGGTGGCTTAGATTGCAAACCTGTTCTTGGCGAGATCACTTATGGTATCGAACGTTTGGCAATGTATATCCAGAACTGCTCTAACGTATACGACCTAGTATGGGCTGACGGCATCTCTTATGGTGACGTGTATCACCAAAATGAAGTTGAACAATCTTGTTATAACTTTGAACACTCCAATACCGATTTACTCTTTGCCAACTTCACAAATTATGAAAGCGAAGCAAAGCGTTTGATGGAGGTGCCACTAGCGCTTCCTGCTTATGAAATGGTTTTAAAAGCAGCGCATACCTTTAATTTGCTGGATGCTCGCGGCGCCATCTCTGTTACTGAACGTGCGGCCTATATTGGACGCATTCGCAATCTTTCACGCGCTGTTGCTCAAGCCTACTTTGAGTCCAGAGAAAAGCTGGGCTTCCCAATGTGTCAACGTCAAGCTAAAGCTAAAGCTTAA
- the ybeY gene encoding rRNA maturation RNase YbeY, which produces MLVKKKVASPKLAIDLQFASPAIESTLGKIASPTLIKKWVKSAIPLGGLITLRFVNTTEGKKLNMVFRQKDYATNVLTFPYDLSKNELVADIIFCLPVLQKEAKEQGKLLNAHLAHLIVHGCLHAQGHDHEVMKDAKKMEALEIQILEKLGFANPY; this is translated from the coding sequence ATGTTAGTTAAGAAAAAAGTTGCTTCACCCAAGCTGGCAATTGATCTGCAATTCGCTAGCCCAGCAATTGAATCCACTCTTGGAAAAATTGCTTCACCTACTTTGATAAAAAAATGGGTTAAAAGCGCAATACCGCTTGGCGGTCTGATCACTCTTCGCTTTGTTAATACTACAGAGGGTAAAAAGTTGAACATGGTTTTTCGTCAAAAAGATTACGCAACCAATGTATTAACTTTTCCTTACGATCTTTCAAAAAATGAGCTAGTTGCAGATATTATTTTTTGTCTTCCCGTCTTACAGAAAGAAGCTAAAGAGCAGGGTAAGTTGCTGAATGCCCATTTGGCGCATTTGATTGTGCATGGCTGCCTCCATGCCCAAGGCCATGATCATGAAGTGATGAAGGATGCCAAGAAGATGGAAGCATTAGAAATCCAGATTCTCGAAAAATTGGGTTTTGCCAACCCCTACTAA
- the rsmA gene encoding 16S rRNA (adenine(1518)-N(6)/adenine(1519)-N(6))-dimethyltransferase RsmA, which produces MHRARKRFGQNFLQDNGIIYSIVALINPIADMHVIEIGPGLGALTLPLLENLDHLDLLEIDRDLVAFWNEKNLQGLAVIEGDALKFDFLAWAQSRSTKQGLCKVVGNLPYNISSPLLFHLVSAADSIDEQVFMLQAEVVERMVAKEGSSDFSRLSVMLQARYDMELVLEVPPEAFDPQPKVNSAVVRMIPRRDFALSHAQWSALEKVVAAAFSQRRKMLRTNLQAFTDRLSLTEIEMKARAQDISVDRYIQWAKILAS; this is translated from the coding sequence ATGCATCGCGCACGCAAACGATTTGGACAAAACTTTTTACAAGATAACGGAATTATCTATTCTATTGTCGCGCTAATTAATCCTATTGCAGACATGCATGTGATTGAGATTGGCCCTGGCCTTGGCGCATTAACCTTGCCACTATTGGAAAATCTTGACCATCTGGACCTCTTAGAGATTGATCGAGATTTGGTCGCCTTTTGGAATGAAAAAAATCTTCAGGGTCTAGCGGTCATTGAGGGTGATGCCCTCAAGTTTGATTTTTTAGCATGGGCACAAAGTCGCTCGACTAAACAAGGCTTATGCAAAGTAGTTGGTAATCTGCCGTACAACATCTCCTCGCCTTTATTGTTTCATTTAGTGTCTGCTGCCGACTCAATTGATGAGCAGGTATTTATGTTGCAGGCTGAGGTTGTAGAGCGAATGGTTGCTAAAGAGGGGAGTTCAGACTTCAGCCGTCTTTCGGTCATGCTGCAAGCTCGCTACGATATGGAATTGGTACTAGAGGTGCCACCAGAGGCCTTTGATCCTCAGCCTAAGGTGAATTCTGCTGTGGTGCGAATGATTCCCCGGAGGGATTTTGCTTTAAGTCATGCTCAATGGAGCGCCTTAGAAAAAGTGGTCGCTGCAGCTTTTTCTCAGAGAAGAAAAATGCTGCGTACCAATTTACAAGCTTTTACAGATAGACTCAGTTTGACTGAGATTGAAATGAAGGCAAGAGCACAGGATATTTCGGTTGATCGGTATATCCAGTGGGCTAAGATCCTCGCCTCTTAA
- the gmhB gene encoding D-glycero-beta-D-manno-heptose 1,7-bisphosphate 7-phosphatase: protein MSTSSSKLIILDRDGVINEDRDDYVKSVDEWVPLPGSLEAIALLNQAGYQIAIATNQSGLSRGYFTINDLHAMHSKMENLLKPLGGHIDSIFFCPHQDAHQCNCRKPAPGLMKEIALRYKKMGSATPLAGTPIVGDSLRDLEAGIALGASPHLVLTGKGEKTLAKGNLPEGTQIHADLLAFANVLLEK, encoded by the coding sequence ATGAGCACCAGCTCTTCTAAACTCATTATTTTGGATCGCGATGGCGTGATCAATGAAGATCGCGACGATTACGTGAAGTCAGTGGATGAGTGGGTTCCACTTCCAGGCAGTCTAGAGGCAATTGCCCTCCTCAATCAAGCGGGCTATCAAATTGCTATAGCCACCAATCAATCTGGTCTTTCAAGGGGCTACTTCACCATCAATGATTTGCATGCAATGCATAGCAAGATGGAGAACTTACTCAAACCGCTAGGCGGGCATATTGATAGCATCTTTTTTTGCCCCCATCAGGATGCACATCAATGCAATTGCCGTAAACCCGCACCTGGGCTTATGAAAGAAATAGCTTTGCGTTATAAAAAAATGGGTAGTGCAACACCACTTGCTGGCACTCCCATTGTGGGAGACTCCTTACGCGATCTAGAGGCGGGCATTGCTTTGGGCGCATCGCCCCATTTAGTGCTCACCGGCAAGGGTGAAAAGACACTTGCAAAAGGCAACCTTCCAGAGGGAACGCAAATACACGCAGATCTCCTGGCATTTGCCAACGTCCTTTTAGAAAAATAA